In one window of Temnothorax longispinosus isolate EJ_2023e chromosome 11, Tlon_JGU_v1, whole genome shotgun sequence DNA:
- the Nd-23 gene encoding NADH-ubiquinone oxidoreductase subunit 8 has translation MMGSLQIFVRTGKFAPRFLKVPKGVSTYLSRSKYYYVNEKKDENWTNIMDAASTHMFFLEIFRGFGVILSQVFREPATINYPFEKGPLSPRFRGEHALRRYPSGEERCIACKLCEAICPAQAITIEAEERADGSRRTTRYDIDMSKCIYCGFCQEACPVDAIVEGPNFEFSTETHEEMLYNKEKLLNNGDKWESEIASNIHADHLYR, from the exons ATGATGGGCTCCTTACAGATATTTGTGCGAACCGGGAAATTTG CTCCAAGATTTCTTAAGGTTCCAAAGGGAGTAAGCACATACTTGAGTCGAAGCAAATATTACTAtgtaaatgagaaaaaagatgaaaactGGACAAATATTATGGACGCTGCAAGTACGCATATGTTTTTCCTTGAAATTTTTCGAGGCTTTGGAGTCATTTTGTCTCAGGTGTTTAGAGAGCCAGCGACGATAAATTATCCTTTTGAAAAGGGGCCTCTGAGTCCAAGGTTTAGGGGAGAGCATGCACTAAGaag GTATCCTTCTGGAGAAGAGAGATGTATTGCTTGTAAATTATGTGAGGCGATATGTCCTGCGCAAGCTATTACAATCGAGGCGGAGGAAAGGGCAGACGGATCTCGACGGACTACAAGATATGACATTGATATGtctaaatgtatttattgcgGTTTTTGCCAAGAGGCTTGTCCGGTAGATGCTATTGTTGag GGTCCCAACTTTGAATTTTCAACTGAAACTCACGAGGAGATGCTGTACAACAAGGAAAAGCTTTTAAATAATGGAGATAAATGGGAATCTGAAATTGCTAGTAATATCCATGCTGATCATTTGTATCGTTAA
- the Cox10 gene encoding protoheme IX farnesyltransferase, mitochondrial: protein MLFIIHPLRSCRHISCSFVPKFSVLMCSGFSRQKSTKTGCIEKPTQTFKDGYNQVGATTVPFAKKYVVCKIEKDPHKIEKSEWAPIIVDYSKLHKHYLKLSKIKLTSLVVVTTMAGYALAPAPFDFHTFVMCSLGTGLVSATANTINQFFEVPFDAQMSRTKNRVLVRGHLTPIHAVTFAAVTGIIGLSILYHEVNGITAALGATNLVLYTLIYTPMKRISIVNTWIGSVVGAIPPLMGWAGCTGSILTLGAWILPGILYAWQFPHFNALSWNLRPDYSRAGYRMMAVTNPDLCRRTTMRYTAVLMTLCYLAPVLDVTHWWFALASTPINASFLYLAWKFSKHSDSANSRRLFRFSLLHLPLLMMLIFSSKKYWASTEKQGDKIESPHSESAKKNDLLTIFTATPIATAASSV from the exons atgttatttattattcatccATTAAGAAGCTGTCGGCATATATCATGCAGTTTTGTGCCGAAATTTTCTGTCCTTATG TGTTCTGGCTTCTCAAGGCAAAAGTCAACAAAGACTGGGTGCATAGAAAAACCCACACAAACCTTCAAAGACGGTTATAATCAAGTTGGGGCAACAACAGTTCCTTTTGCCAAGAAATATGTTGTATGTAAAATTGAGAAAGATCCacataaaatagaaaagtcAGAATGGGCACCTATAATAGTTGATTATTCCAAGCTTCACAAGCACTATCTAAAATTGTcaaagattaaattaacat CTCTAGTCGTAGTAACAACTATGGCTGGATATGCATTAGCTCCCGCACCGTTTGACTTTCACACATTTGTAATGTGTTCCTTAGGCACAGGCTTAGTTTCTGCCACTGCAAAtacaattaatcaattttttgaagtcCCTTTTGATGCGCAAATGTCGCGGACAAAAAATCGGGTATTGGTACGTGGTCATTTGAC GCCTATTCATGCAGTAACTTTTGCGGCAGTAACTGGCATTATTGGATTATCCATACTCTATCATGAAGTAAATGGTATCACGGCAGCGCTAGGTGCTACCAATCTTGTTTTATATACGCTCATATATACTCCCATGAAACGCATCAGTATTGTCAACACATGGATTGGCTCTGTTG TAGGAGCTATCCCCCCCCTAATGGGTTGGGCAGGTTGCACAGGTAGCATATTGACACTAGGTGCTTGGATCTTGCCTGGTATTTTATATGCATGGCAATTTCCACACTTTAATGCTCTTTCGTGGAACCTAAGACCGGATTATTCACGTGCCGGCTATCGAATGATGGCTGTTACAAATCCAGATTTATGTCGTAGAACGACTATGAGATACACAGCGGTTCTAATGACTCTGTGTTACTTAGCTCCTGTATTGGATGTAACCCATTGGTGGTTTGCACTGGCTTCGACGCCAATCAATGCGTCTTTCCTGTATCTAG CTTGGAAATTTAGTAAGCACTCGGATAGTGCTAATTCTAGGAGATTATTTCGATTTTCGTTACTTCATCTACCTCTGTTGATGATGCTGATATTCTCAAGTAAAAAGTACTGGGCCAGCACGGAAAAACAAGGAGATAAAATCGAATCTCCTCACAGCGAATCAGCAAAGAAGAATGATTTACTGACCATTTTCACTGCAACACCTATCGCTACAGCAGCTTCCTCTGTGTAG
- the Dus1 gene encoding uncharacterized protein Dus1 encodes MLNESCAKCAIVRCCSSRDAQHVPLEHRKFRRVHGLQLPLHPQQIVGWALLIVVFVGTFTVLLTTPPLLPDLRFVLSLLFATLFLLHVLTHLTVLLLDPADPEVRARPARAVVPEFDRAKHRHVIENGRCHLCNITTRGRRTKHCSICNKCVPRFDHHCKWLNNCIGGRNYPAFLVCLVSTLVVALAVTALALGELVLVNAHLLVYDGPWDSSGDNGNEPSMNNATATPPLLPVPGTSSLVLVTVIGVLSAIAAVLLIHLCFFHGYIACLGLTTYEYVRGKRERGVAGAAANSRATSTAGLCDMPYCTDGEDVDRTAPGARGLYSRFCENKGPLLKSGTSTRMTMATTDVYVCSTHSGDATANGKDAASKTLPSMKGSRNFRLCFSYDSRTTETSIEVSSSQTTDAVELRNHGESPDAKSSSTPSPVSCCFSIMNHPDGSRRDGSGRKRRTGEHRAEPTKRSCGTMRRIQTFLQARLRKSSRQRLTTSSSTIARHCGNKIIPQTGSPPDVVPGLTEDQNRAIEAMTTELTTQPNYPRPPSRLPALDLSRTARKVRKVSSSTADISVLGQMPSPTIPKRNQVHLRTRRSAASFSKKRPRFKVGSHVVTQTAQLSPILESEFSKPATPRSPSRSNSIFSFPPLHESQVNSITLMRPSCVQIMSKTTESPNKEDAASKRRTNVWEDLGSPRYIVAPMVDASELAWRLLSRRHGAQLCYTPMLHSSVFCRDPKYRREALASTSEDRPLIVQFCGNDPDILLEAARLAEPYCDAIDINIGCPQAIAKRGHYGAFLQDDWNLLKKIVSTLKNGLHIPVTCKLRVFPEISRTVEYACMLENAGASLLTVHGRTREQKGPLTGLASWKHIKAVRDAVKIPVIANGNIQCMQDLQRCIEEIQVQGVMSAEGNLYNPYIFESRYPACWEPALEYLELVEQYPVPASYIRGHLFKLFHHVLCLAENQGERESLATNSTMEAFKGVTYALRDRYLPYHEGHLIWQTGRIDYNLELPPWLCQPYVREPPQEYTQKLQEGAPQKREYRDEEGNEISRKRSKKLKRIARRPNRATSIPKRSSDRCHACPNPLGFKCEYKLCRQCCRNKCYIENLDCAGHRNLTKTRRQMAKEFEAKRKEVKNMT; translated from the exons ATGCTAAACGAGAGCTGTGCGAAGTGTGCGATTGTCCGGTGCTGTTCCTCGCGGGACGCGCAGCACGTGCCACTGGAGCACCGAAAATTCCGACGCGTTCACGGCCTGCAGCTGCCGCTGCATCCGCAGCAGATCGTCGGCTGGGCGCTGCTgatcgtcgtcttcgtcggcACGTTCACCGTGCTGCTGACGACGCCGCCGCTACTGCCCGATCTGCGCTTCGTCCTCTCTCTGCTGTTCGCCACGTTGTTCCTACTGCACGTGCTGACCCACTTAACGGTGCTGCTGCTGGACCCAGCTGATCCGGAGGTACGCGCCCGGCCGGCACGCGCGGTCGTGCCGGAGTTCGACCGAGCGAAGCATCGGCACGTCATCGAGAACGGCCGATGTCATCTCTGCAACATAACGACGCGTGGTCGGCGCACCAAGCACTGCTCCATCTGCAACAAGTGCGTGCCGCGCTTCGACCACCACTGCAAGTGGCTGAACAATTGCATCGGCGGCCGTAACTATCCGGCATTCCTGGTGTGCCTGGTGTCGACGCTCGTCGTCGCGCTCGCGGTCACCGCGCTTGCTCTGGGCGAGCTGGTGCTCGTTAACGCACACCTGCTCGTCTACGACGGACCGTGGGACAGCAGCGGTGACAACGGCAACGAGCCGAGTATGAACAACGCTACAGCGACGCCGCCGTTGTTGCCGGTGCCCGGCACCAGCTCGCTCGTCCTCGTCACTGTCATCGGCGTTCTCTCGGCGATCGCAGCGGTCCTGCTCATTCACCTCTGCTTCTTTCACGGCTACATCGCCTGCCTCGGCCTCACCACGTATGAGTACGTGCGCGGTAAGCGGGAGCGAGGCGTCGCCGGCGCCGCTGCCAACTCTAGAGCTACGTCCACCGCTGGTCTATGTGACATGCCTTATTGCACCGATGGAGAGGATGTCGACCGGACGGCACCTGGCGCGCGAGGCCTCTATTCGCGCTTCTGCGAGAACAAGGGTCCTCTGCTCAAAAGTGGTACGAGCACGAGAATGACGATGGCGACGACAGACGTGTACGTTTGCTCGACACACAGCGGTGATGCAACGGCGAACGGCAAAGATGCCGCTTCGAAGACGTTACCCTCGATGAAAGGTAGCCGGAACTTTCGTCTTTGTTTCTCGTACGATTCGCGCACCACCGAGACCTCCATCGAGGTCTCCTCCTCGCAGACGACGGACGCAGTGGAGTTGAGAAACCATGGAGAATCGCCGGATGCGAAGTCGTCCTCCACGCCCTCGCCGGTATCTTGTTGCTTCTCTATCATGAACCATCCCGACGGCAGCAGGCGCGACGGAAGCGGGCGAAAGCGTCGCACCGGTGAACATCGTGCTGAGCCCACGAAACGCTCCTGCGGAACGATGAGGAGGATACAGACTTTTCTTCAGGCTCGCCTGAGGAAAAGTTCGAGACAGCGGTTAACGACCTCGTCGTCGACGATCGCTCGTCATTGCGGCAACAAGATAATTCCGCAGACGGGCAGCCCTCCGGACGTCGTGCCTGGCTTGACCGAGGATCAGAATCGGGCTATCGAGGCGATGACGACGGAACTGACAACGCAACCGAATTACCCGCGTCCACCGTCAAGGCTACCCGCTCTAGATCTCTCGCGCACCGCTCGCAAAGTTAGAAAAGTATCCTCGAGTACCGCTGACATTTCCGTCCTAGGACAGATGCCGTCCCCCACGATACCTAAGCGAAACCAAGTCCACCTCCGCACGCGACGAAGCGCGGCGAGCTTCTCGAAGAAGAGACCGCGCTTCAAGGTCGGCTCGCATGTCGTCACGCAAACCGCTCAACTGTCTCCCATACTGGAGTCGGAGTTTTCGAAACCGGCTACGCCGAGATCGCCGTCGCGATCGAACTCCATCTTCTCCTTCCCACCATTACACGA ATCGCAAGTGAATAGCATCACACTCATGCGACCTTCATGCGTACAGATAATGTCCAAGACTACGGAGTCACCTAACAAGGAGGATGCTGCATCGAAGAGGAGGACTAACGTTTGGGAAGATTTGGGTTCACCGCGCTACATAGTCGCGCCGATGGTGGACGCGAGCGAATTGGCATGGAGACTGCTCAGCAGGCGACACGGCGCACAGCTCTGTTACACGCCAATGCTGCACTCCTCCGTGTTCTGTCGGGATCCCAAGTACAGGCGAGAGGCTCTCGCTAGTACCAGCGAGGATCGTCCACTGATTGTACAG TTTTGTGGCAATGATCCGGATATATTATTGGAAGCTGCACGCTTGGCTGAACCGTACTGCGATGCAATCGACATCAATATCGGTTGTCCTCAGGCAATTGCAAAGCGTGGACATTACGGAGCTTTCTTGCAGGATGACTggaatttgttaaagaaaatcg TGTCGACTTTAAAGAATGGATTACACATACCTGTCACTTGTAAACTACGGGTGTTCCCAGAAATCAGTCGTACTGTAGAATATGCTTGTATGCTAGAGAACGCAGGTGCTAGCTTACTCACTGTCCATGGACGTACGAGAGAGCAAAAAGGTCCATTGACTGGATTAGCGTCTTGGaagcacattaaagccgtaaG GGATGCCGTGAAAATTCCTGTGATCGCCAATGGCAACATACAATGTATGCAAGACTTACAGCGGTGCATTGAGGAGATCCAAGTGCAGGGTGTAATGTCGGCGGAAGGGAATCTTTACAATCCATACATATTCGAGTCTCGTTATCCCGCCTGTTGGGAGCCTGCTCTGGAATACCTGGAACTTGTAGAGCAATATCCAGTACCAGCTTCGTACATCCGCGGTCACTTGTTTAAACTCTTCCACCACGT ACTTTGTTTAGCAGAAAATCAAGGAGAAAGGGAAAGTCTGGCTACCAACTCCACTATGGAAGCCTTTAAAGGTGTCACGTATGCTTTGAGGGATCGTTATCTACCGTATCATGAAGGACATTTAATATGGCAAACGGGGAGAATAG attataattTGGAGTTACCACCGTGGTTGTGTCAACCTTACGTACGAGAGCCACCACAAGaatatacacaaaaattaCAG GAAGGTGCACCTCAGAAACGTGAATACAGAGATGAGGAAGGAAACGAAATATCGCGAAAACGTTCAAAAAAGCTTAAGCGGATAGCGCGTAGACCGAATAGAGCAACTTCGATTCCTAAAAGAAGTTCAGATCGATGTCATGCCTGTCCGAATCCTCTG gGTTTTAAATGTGAATATAAATTGTGTCGACAATGCTGTAGGAACAAGtgttatatagaaaatttagaCTGTGCTGGTCACAGAAATCTAACCAAAACTAGAAGACAGATGGCGAAAGAATTCGAGGCAAAGCGTAAGGaagttaaaaatatgacaTGA
- the LOC139821641 gene encoding ribosomal protein S6 kinase beta-1 → MAGVFDIELHDGDAANQDESDDDVIENREEEYNHAATVSAILESENLERVQLSEQNVNPGQEKAGPQDFELCKILGEGGYGKVFQVRKVTGKDKGSIFAMKVLRKASIIRNQKDTAHTKAERNILEAVKHPFIVNLMYAFQTGGKLYLILEYLCGGELFTYLDREGIFLEDTACFYLSEIILALQHLHNQGIIYRDLKPENILLDAEGHVKLTDFGLCKEHIQEGTVTHTFCGTIEYMAPEILTRSGHGKAVDWWSLGALMFDMLTGMPPFTGDDRRKTIEKILRGKLSLPQYLTPDARDLIRKLLKRHVVQRLGSGPEDAEQIKNHNFFKHINWQDVIARKLDPPFKPSLKSADDTSQFDEQFTATVPVDSPVESTLSESANMIFQGFTYVAPSVLEEMYAQPRVVNARSPRRGLLSNTGFGAAASLHGFSSPRTMDVHLRPSLDLQQQQHRQHMMGPNSIEDTEMVDLGQLPNRL, encoded by the exons ATGGCTGGGGTATTCGACATTGAACTGCATGACGGAGATGCCGCGAATCAGGACGAGTCGGACGACGACGTGATCGAGAACAGAGAG GAGGAATATAATCATGCCGCAACTGTAAGCGCTATACTAGA ATCGGAGAACTTGGAGAGGGTTCAGTTGTCCGAGCAAAATGTGAATCCGGGTCAAGAGAAGGCTGGTCCACAAGACTTCGAGTTGTGCAAGATTTTAGGAGAGGGTGGTTACGGAAAGGTCTTCCAAGTCAGAAAGGTCACAGGGAAGGATAAAGGCAGCATCTTTGCTATGAAAGTACTGCGCAAAGCGTCCATTATACGAAATCAAAAAGATACCGCTCATACCAAGGCAGAGAGGAATATCCTGGAGGCTGTAAAACATCCATTTATTGTAAACCTCATGTATGCGTTCCAAACTGGTGGCAAATTGTATCTGATCTTGGAGTATCTGTGCGGTGGAGAGCTTTTCACATACCTCGATCGAGAAGGTATCTTCCTAGAGGACACTGCTTGCTTTTATCTGTCAGAAATTATACTGGCGCTGCAACATCTTCACAATCAaggaattatatatagagactTGAAGCCAGAGAATATCTTGTTGGATGCTGAGGGTCACGTCAAGTTAACGGATTTCGGTCTTTGCAAAGAACATATACAAGAGGGCACAGTGACGCATACGTTCTGTGGAACGATAGAATACATGGCTCCAGAGATTCTAACTAGGAGCGGACACGGTAAAGCTGTGGATTGGTGGAGTTTAGGCGCTTTGATGTTTGATATGCTTACAGGGATGCCGCCATTTACCGGTGACGACAGAAGGAAAACTATCGAAAAGATTTTGCGGGGAAAGCTGAGTCTTCCACAATATCTGACGCCAGACGCTCGGGATCTCATTCGAAAACTCTTGAAAAGGCATGTCGTTCAGAGATTGGGCTCTGGTCCGGAGGACGCCGAGCAAATTAAGAATCACAATTTCTTCAAACACATTAATTGGCAGGACGTAATTGCCCGGAAGTTGGATCCGCCGTTTAAGCCATCTCTGAAGAGCGCCGACGATACATCACAATTCGACGAACAATTCACGGCAACCGTGCCGGTTGATTCACCGGTCGAGAGTACTCTCAGTGAATCTGCGAACATGATATTTCAGGGTTTCACGTATGTGGCGCCGAGCGTTCTGGAGGAGATGTACGCACAGCCAAGAGTCGTGAACGCTAGAAGTCCACGTAGGGGATTGTTGAGCAACACGGGTTTTGGCGCAGCTGCAAGTCTACATGGCTTCTCTTCACCCAGAACAATGGATGTTCATTTGCGCCCATCATTAGACCTCCAACAACAACAGCACAGGCAACATATGATGGGACCCAACAGCATAGAGGACACCGAAATGGTCGATCTTGGCCAGCTACCAAACCGTTTATAG
- the LOC139821642 gene encoding corepressor interacting with RBPJ 1 — protein sequence MGKGFNNYMCKKFFHPASRDNLKRVWMAEQQAEAYKKKQEELRVQYEKEQDLHNNKALLSKESKDKLSVNFMYEPPPGAKKEREKEDNEPEYKFEWQRKYNAPRESYCKGDSEIRDQPFGIQVRNVRCIKCHKWGHINTDKECPLYSQAMSVVMANNNSQTPSAPDTMTLVQQMREDGLALKKSALDAQQHLRVPDHDHLIVSEDEEQSELSFLKSLSKKEKKRLLLKLKLLERKNRKKEKRKVKKKSSNKKSSDTSSNTSSSSSSSSSDSDSSSSSSIDSEDFHSKKNRKKRKKADSKEKHIYKAYKHKRKQNYDKHTYKEVNCDAKYGKDKDRYNRKRKVKDEDKDRNNSRHSKIQKHH from the exons ATGGGAAAGGGATTTAACAATTACATGTGCAAAAAGTTCTTCCATCCGGCGTCGCGAGACAATTTGAAGCGA GTATGGATGGCGGAACAGCAAGCAGAGGCTTACAAGAAAAAGCAAGAGGAGTTGCGAGTACAATACGAGAAGGAACAAGATCTTCATAATAATAA GGCGCTGCTCAGCAAAGAGAGTAAGGATAAACTTAGTGTCAATTTTATGTATGAGCCACCTCCTGGAGCAAAGAAAGAACGGGAGAAGGAAGACAATGAGCCTGAATACAAGTTTGAATGGCAGCGGAAGTACAATGCTCCAAGAGAAAGCTACTGCAAGGGAGATAGCGAAATTCGAGATCAACCCTTTGGTATACAAGTAAGGAATGTACGATGTATCAAATGCCATAAATGGGGACACATAAATACAG ataaggAATGTCCCTTGTACAGTCAAGCGATGAGCGTTGTAATGGCAAATAATAATTCGCAAACACCATCTGCCCCAGATACTATGACGCTCGTGCAACAGATGCGAGAAGATGGTCTAGCTCTGAAAaa atctGCATTAGATGCGCAACAACATTTACGAGTTCCAGACCATGATCATCTTATTGTCTCGGAAGACGAGGAACAGTCTGAACTGTCATTTCTAAAATCTTTGtcaaagaaggaaaagaagagattattatt GAAATTAAAGCTGCTAGAGAggaaaaatcgtaaaaaagaaaaaagaaaagtgaaaaagaagagcagtaataaaaaatctagcGATACTAGCAGTAATactagtagtagtagtagtagtagtagtagtgaTAGTGATAGtagtagcagcagcagcatcgACTCGGAAGATTTCCATTCCAAGAAGAAcaggaagaaaaggaaaaaagctGATTCTAAAGAGAAACATATTTACAAGGCTTACaaacataaaagaaaacagaattatGACAAACACACTTATAAGGAGGTGAACTGCGATGCTAAATATGGTAAAGATAAGGATCgttataatagaaaaagaaaagttaaagACGAAGATAAGGATAGAAACAATTCAAGACACAGTAAAATACAGAAACACCATTAA
- the LOC139822356 gene encoding uncharacterized protein — translation MESCCDEPNLGYLSLVEKFLMSMNSQVAKNKLKFVVDFVEYKYRFSCVSFVKVQLENGDCYQDVGYSYIAEESTKDSSIYSARVGSAINALIRVLLPFGDKIERELQQLQRQISSKQDNIQKDVVQSLDKQISEKTNVSVNTFDTADSMDLEADFPDLISAANKVFGEGKWSYTIVNQTLDFIDYKCRVGYVNFVKVQLENGKDYENVGSYIAEESTKSLSIRNARIGSAVNALKRVLLSFGDKIERELQQQRQISFEQSDIQRDVAQSLDPMDLAADFSDLISAANKVFGEGKWSYNVVIQTLDFVHRIDGTRNSPSNYRAGCVSFVNVQLENGNFHKDVGYCNAEEFTKGLSIYNAGIGSAVNALKRVLLSFGDKIERELQQLQRQISFEQLS, via the exons ATGGAGTCATGCTGTGATGAGCCAAATCTTGGATATCTGTCATtagttgaaaaatttctcatgAGTATGAATAGTCAGGTCGCTAAAAATAAGCTTAAATTTGTTGTAGACTTCGTCGAATATAAATACCGTTTTAGCTGTGTGAGTTTCGTTAAGGTTCAGCTTGAGAATGGAGACTGTTATCAGGACGTTGGTTATTCTTACATTGCAGAGGAATCTACAAAGGACTCGTCGATATATAGCGCCAGAGTT GGTTCTGCTATAAATGCCTTAATAAGAGTTCTCCTGCCGTTTGGAGACAAAATTGAAAGAGAGCTGCAACAGCTGCAAAGACAGATTAGTTCTAAACAAGATAACATACAAAAAGATGTGGTACAGTCATTGGATAAgcagatttcagaaaaaacaaatgtttCAGTCAACACATTCGATACTGCAGATTCGATGGATTTAGAAGCGGATTTTCCTGATTTAATCTCAGCGGCTAATAAGGTTTTTGGAGAGGGCAAATGGAGTTATACTATTGTCAACCAAACATTAG ATTTCATCGATTATAAATGCCGTGTTGGATATGTCAATTTCGTTAAGGTCCAACTGGAAAATGGAAAGGACTACGAAAACGTTGGTTCTTACATTGCAGAGGAATCTACAAAAAGCTTGTCGATACGTAATGCCAGAATT GGTTCTGCTGTAAATGCCTTGAAAAGGGTTCTCCTGTCGTTTGGAGACAAAATTGAAAGAGAGCTGCAACAACAGAGACAGATTAGTTTTGAACAAAGTGACATACAAAGAGATGTGGCACAGTCATTGG ATCCAATGGATTTAGCAGCGGATTTTTCTGATTTAATCTCAGCGGCTAATAAAGTTTTTGGAGAGGGCAAATGGAGTTATAATGTTGTCATCCAAACATTAG ATTTTGTCCACAGAATTGATGGTACTAGAAATTCTCCAAGCAATTACCGTGCTGGCTGCGTCAGTTTCGTTAACGTCCAGCTTGAGAATGGAAACTTTCATAAGGATGTTGGTTATTGCAATGCAGAGGAATTTACAAAAGGCTTGTCGATATATAACGCCGGAATT GGTTCTGCCGTAAATGCCTTGAAAAGAGTTCTTCTGTCGTTTGGAGACAAAATTGAAAGAGAGCTACAACAACTGCAGAGACAGATTAGTTTTGAACAATTAAG TTAA